The Pontiella desulfatans sequence CGATGCTGACGGCATCGGCGCCGCCCTTGGCGGCCATGGCCATGCCTTCGGTCGCGGCGGCCAGCGCGGGGGTGCTGGTGAGCGAACCGGCGAAGATGCCCGCCGCCAGACCGGTTGGAATATCGAGCAGGGTTGCCCCGGCCCAGGTCATGGCCGCACCGAGCGCCACGATCAAGACCGCCAGCTTGGCCAGTGCGGTCCCCTCGCGAACGAGCGAGGCAAAGAAGCGGTCGCCCGCGCCAATGCCGACGCAATAGACGAATAGCACCAGGCCGAGGGTGCCGACGCCCGAGGGAATGGAATAGCCCAGGTGGCCTGCCAGCAGGGCGGAGAACAGCACGCCCGAGCTACCGAGGTTGATGCCTTTGAACTTCACGCCACCCAACAGCAGCCCGGTCGCGATCAGTGCAAACAGCACGATCAGCGGCTGGTTCAGCAATAGGTTGTGCAGCGCTTCCAAACTCATGGCGTCGGTTTTACGGGTTAAATGGTGAAGGCGGGGACTATACCCGCGAATACCCATGTTTCAACCCCTGTTTTTCGCTCGAAGCAAACCAGGCAACCCTTGACGAAGCCCGAAATGCGCGACCTCTCGTTCGTCACGGTGCTATAACCGCTTAAGGACGCTTCCCCGTAAAATGTCCCGGTGTCAAAAATCCGGAACGGGAAACGTCCTTTGCCCAAGGAGATTGAACTATGGATAAAAAACCGGGTTTATGGACGATGGGCGCCGTGGCACTGGCGGGCATGTTGACGACGTTGATGGCAGAAGGGAACGACTGGACGCAGTTCCGGGGCCCGGGCGGTCTGGGCATTGCGGAAGCGGCCTCGGGCCTGCCCGCAACGTGGGGTTCGAAGGAAAACATCGTGTGGAAGCGCGACCTTCCAGGGCCGGGCACCTCCAGCCCCATTGTCGTCGGCAACAAAATCTTCGTCACCTGCTATTCCGGCTACGGTGAATCGATCGACGAGCCCGGCGAAATGGAAGACCTCAAGCGGCACTTGGTTTGCGCCGACCGCTCCTCCGGGAAAATCCTCTGGCAAAAGGAGTTCAAGGCGGAACAGCCGGAATCCAAATATTCCGGCGCAAACAATACCCGCCATGGCTATGCCTCGAGCACGCCCGTCACCGATGGCAAGCAGGTCTATGTCTTTTTCGGCATCTCGGGGGTCTATGCCTTCGATCTCAACGGCAAGCAGCTTTGGAAAACCAACGTCGGCTCCAAAACCCACGGGTGGGGTTGCGCAACCTCGCTGCTTCTGCACGAAAGGCGGCTGATTGTGAATGCCAGCACGGAAAGCGAGTCGGTCGTGGCGCTCGATGTGAAAACCGGCAAACAGGCCTGGAAGATCGATGGGGTTCCCAAGTGCTGGAGCTCCCCCATGCTGGTGGATGTTGGCGGCAAAAAGGAACTGGTCATGAGCATTCCCGATGGCGGGAAAGCAAAAACCTCGAAAATCAAGGGCTTCGACCCGGCGACGGGCCAGGAGCTTTGGCAGTGCGACGGCCCGCCGGACAGCTATCTCTGCCCCAGCGTGGTTTCGCACGACGGGGTCGTCTACTCCATTGGGGCCCGCAAAAACACGGCCGTTGCCGTACGCGCCGGCGGCAAGGGGAACGTCACCGACAGCCACCTGGTCTGGACGGTGGGCGAGGGATCGAATGTCACCTCGCCGGTTTATCTGGACGGACACCTCTATATCTTCCACGAAAAAGGGAAAGTCGTCTGCCTCGATGCCAAGAGCGGCGAAACCGTGTTCGAGGAATCGCTCAGCCCCTCCCCCGGCCTGGTCTACGCCTCGCCGCTGGCCGCCGACGGCAAACTCTATGCCTCCTCGCAGGACAACGGCACCTACGTCATCGAAGCCAAGCCCAAGTTCAAGCAGCTGGCCGTGAACACCTTCAAGGACGACCCCTCCCGCGTCAACGCCTGCATCGCCGTCTCAAAAAACCAGCTCATCTTGCGCACCGACAAAGCCCTCTACTGCATCGGGAAATAACGCGCCGCAAAAGTGCTTATAATTTAACCCGACGCATCGCGCATGTTTTCCATCTCAACCGCGTTCATGTGGCCGGCACCGGCGGTATAATCCCGGACTTCCATTTCGTGAGGGCCAAATAGTACAAACCACCCATGCAACTAAAACTTCAGGGAAAAATCACGGCATGGAACGATGAAAAGGGCTTCGGCTTCATCACCCCCGTATCGGGAGGCGACCGGATCTTCGTCCACATCAAAGCCTTCCAAAAACGGCATCGGCGTCCGCAGGTAAACCAGCAAATATCCTACACCCTTTCAACCGACAAGCAGGGGCGTGCCTGCGCGGCCGACGTGACCTGTGTCGGCAAAGGGCACGTCGATCCAAAACGCCTGATGCAGCAAAGCGCGGCCGTAGTTGCAATGGCCCTTTTTTTTGCCGCGCTCGGCGTTTTGACCTTGGCCATCCCGATCATCCCGAAATACATCATCGGTTGGTACGCCATCGCCAGTGCCATTACCTTCATGGCGTATGCGGCCGACAAATCCGCCGCCCAAAACGGACAATGGCGCATTTCGGAAGCGACGCTGCATACCCTGGCGCTCGCCGGTGGCTGGCCCGGGGCACTCCTCGCCCAACAGATGCTCCGCCACAAATCCCGTAAACCGGGATTCCAGTGGACCTACAAATTCACCGTTGTTTTAAATATCGTCGTCACGGCTTGGTTGCTCACCCCCCGCGGCTCCAAACTCACGATGGAATGGCTGCATGAGGCCTTCAAATAATATGAAATAAGCACAACCCCTACCTTCTGGGTCTTCGTGCATTTTGGGCCTCTTTGTGGCACTGAAGTCCAGTCGGGTTAAGTTCGTATAATTACCGAAAAAACCGCCCAAACATTATTTCATGGGACTCACCGCGGCCCCCATCAGATCCGCGAGTTTTACCGCAAACGGAACCTTCGAGGCATAGCCGGTTTTCCAACCGGGAATGTCTGATAGCGCCCACTCATAAGCGTTCAGCGGATTTTTGACTCCAATTTCTGAAATCTCATAAATCAGGTAATATGGGCGGCTGGGTTCCGACGGATATCCCCAGCCCACCAACGTTTCTTTCGAATACACTTTCGGCCCTTTGCTGACGATGCGGAACATCCGGCCCGACCGTTCATCGCCTTTCGTATGCAGGAGCAGATAGGAGGCTCCAACAACGTCCTGCTCCAGCAACAGAGAGCCGGATCCTTTATCTGCACGGCAGTTATACAGGCTGTTGCGGAAAATCCAGTCGAGATGATCCTGATCGCGGAAAGACGCGACCAGCACCGACGCTTCGGAAGGAGATGCCTGCCTTTCCGACGATCCATCATGTTGCTCGGGCAACGCTTCGCGCACGGCATCCGGCGGCTCATCCTTGTAGATGCGATAGGTATGATAGGTATGCTGTTCCCGCTGGGTCGCCCGGTTGCAGACGTGAGCCACCACCTCGTTCAGAAACCGCTCCAGTGCCGCCGATCCATCGTCCGAATCGTTGGGCCGCAGCGGAAACGCGCCGAGGCCGGGCAGTAGCTCATGGAAACCGCGAAACGGCATCTGTTCCTTTTCATTTCCAGGATAAAGCACATAGGCGCCCGCCGACCGGCGGATCGCATCGCGATAGGCATGCATTTTTAGCAAGTCGGCGCGTTTATAGTTTCCGGTGCGTTGGGCGGCCTTTTCCTCGTCGAGGTTTTCGTCCACGGCACCGAAGAGTTTAACGAGACGGTCCACCTTGTATTTCGCATCGAAATGAACATGCGTGATCAGTTCCTGCTCTTCGGCCTGTGCCTGGGAAAAGCCCTCCGGCCAGAGCGACAGCGTATAATCCGGGCGCATCTGACGACTCCACGAACCCTGAGCCGGATATTGACTCGCACTGTTGAACGTCCGGTTATAGCTGAACTCGACCGAAAGCGGGCGGCCTGCGCCTCGGTAAATCCCTTCGATGGGCAGCTGCTTTCCTGCCTTCAGCTTCAGCACCAGATCCTTGTCGTTAATCAAATCTTCAACCGTTGGGTTTTTGAGCTCAAACAAACCAGACACCAGATCCAACAGCTTGAAAAACACCCAATATTCATAAAGCGCCGCCACATCGCGCTTGCCGCCTTCATACACATCGTCGCCGCCGTCCCAGCTCAGCCGAGCCGCCAGCTCGAACAACATCCAGGCCCGCAGTACCTGGCGGTATCCCTCCTTGCGCTGAAGCACCGGACTGTTAAGCGGCAGCAGCTCGGGTTGCGAAACCTGCTTGAACACATCGTGGGAAAGCGTTTCCTCCAGATCATCCATCAGCCCGTTGATTTCAGAACGGAGCCCCGGATATTTCTCGTCGCCCGCCGCGGAAAGCCTCGCGAGCAATTCTTCCAAGGTCTGGAGAAACAGGTTCAGTGCGTGTTTCACGAATCGGTTTTCCGGCGTATCCACCGTATCGCGCTTATCGCGGATTTCAATCCGCTCGGGAATCGTTTTCAGCGTATCGCGCAACGGATGCCCTGCGGGTACTTCCATGCGCCGCCCGTCCGCAGCAAACTGCCTCACCTCGTAACGACCGAGCCGACGGCTTTGCCGCACATCGATGGTCCGGAACTCCTCGCGCCACTGCGTATTCGGCTGGGAAACGATCCGCTGAACCGCCTGCTGGAAATCTTCGCCGCCCAGCAGGCTCTTCAGGAAATAGAGCCGTTGCGCCAGCGTGGCCTCCGTCAGGCCATCGGGAATCAGCGGCTGGTCCACCGGCGATTCCAGCTGCAGCAGAAAATCGGCGCAACGATCCGCAATGTTCTCCAGCATCGAGCGATATTCATCTTCATAGCCCAGCTTCGTCGAGCGGACATCGATGTGCATTCCGGAAACGGTTTCGCCGGTTGCCTGTTCTTCCAGCTCCAGCTTCAGCAAGCCGACATAATTGCCCGGCTCAATCAGACCGCGCTCGCTATCGTGCGCAATGCGGCTGTGAGACAAAACTCCGGCGATTTCTTTCACTGAATAGGAGGCCGAATCCAACTCATATTCGTATCGCCCGTTTTCGGTTAGCGATACAACCGGTTCGCCCGTTCGCGCCGAAACGATCCTCAGCCCAACGGGGGTGCCTGGAAAAACAACTGCCGCTTTATTCACCATCCGTCAACGCACCCTTCATTTTTGCTGTTCGGCATAGATTCACGCTTTGATTTTCTCCCACACACTCAACTCGTGGATCAAACGATCCAGCATTCCGCCCGGCGTCACATGCGGTAGCCAAAGTTCATCCGCAGACTCCATCACAAACCGGTTCCGTTGCTCTGCCGCCGCCAAATCGCCATCCTGGTTGCGCATTTCCAGAATCAGCAGCCGATTCTCTTCCAGCGCCTCCCGCACCGCCGGCCGCTGTGCCGCCCGCTCCAAACCCCACGCCGGGCACCAGATAACCCGTTTTTTGCACGCCAGAAGCTTTTCAAACATCTCCTGCTCAAGCGGAGAATGGAATCCACTGAAATAGGTACTTGCCCCGGGGATGCTTTCCGGGCGCAGCGCACTCCGGCTGCACAAAACCCCCAGCTTCTTCGCATTCCACAGCACCGGATTCCCCAGCCCGCGCAAGCCGTTTCCAAAATCTGTGACACAACACCACGGATTCATACGGATATACCCGGCAATCGCCTGCTCCGCCTCCGGCGTGCGCACGATCATCTCATAATAGTTGCGATGCCAGATGCGCATTTTTTCCGGCGCACGCTCTCCATTCCGGGCGACAAGAATATCGCCCCTAGCCCGCAATGTGCGGGATACCCCCGCCTTAAACCCAGTGATCACATCCCCCAAACGGCCATAACCACCCTCGATACGTATGATGGCATGAAAATGATCCGGCATAATCGCTCGCTCGCCCCACTCCATCCACGGCAAAAGACGTGCCGTCTTTTGCATTTCCTCTTCCATAATTTCCCGCACGGGCGGCATTATTGCCGCCCCGGTCGCCCCAAAAGGAAGCCTATTGGCCCACTCGACAAACTCCCGATGCGCGCATAGCGTCACGAAATACACCCCGCCGCCGGCATAATCATGCCCCTTCAGCCGGATTGATCGCCGGTGATGAATTTCAGGATCGTAGCCCACGCCGTTCCTCAGTCCTCTGTCTTCCGACCTCCGCCCCTACGCCTCCGCAAAGCTGGTGAAACCGTGCTCGGCCAGCCGCCTGCGCATGCGGGCCAGTTTTTCCAGCGAGCCCGGATAGAGGGCGTTTTCTGCCACCAGCACTTCATCCTTGATCGGATCGTTTTCCGGACGGGCGTCCTCCTTCAAGCAAAGCCGGATCAGGGCCGCCAAGACCGGACCGAGCTTCTTTTTAGAGCCGTGCAACTTGGGCAGCAGCTTCTGCATGATCGCCGCATCCATGGCGGATTCCATTTTCCAATCCTTGGAAGAAAGCTCTTTGTGGAAATAGACTAAGCGGCAGATTTCATGCGCCGTGCGGTAACCGAATTCCGCGCCGGCTTCTTTCAGCTGCGGGAAAAACTCCATCAGCACCTTCGACACCGCCTCACGGGTAGCGTCATCTAAAGGAACATCCTTCTGCTTCGCCGCCGCCACAAATGCTTTGGCATATTGCGCACCCTGCCCCTCTAGTTCTTTCAGATTGGGCTTCACCGGATTTTCAAGGAACGACTTCATTTCGTCGTCCGAAACCCGAAACTCAATCACATTGGCGCGATCCAGCACCTTCGGGCTGAACATGTAGGTCGTTTCATCGACGTTAACCGTACCGATCACAAACAGGTTTTTCGGAATCTTCAGCTTCGCCGGAACCCCGTTCCAATCCTCGCCGGTATCATCATGCAGACTAATCGCCTCGCCCGACTCCATCGCCGACAGAAAGTCCGCGAAATACCGTTCGACGTGCGACAGGTTCATCTCATCCAGAATCAGGAAATAAGGATGCTCCGGATCGGCCTGCGCCCGCAGAATCAAATCCAGCGCCCCGTTGTCCGGCTTGCGATAATGCCCGGGATTCAGCGCATCCGGATAGCCCAGCAGATTTTCATTGCTCGTCCAGTCCGCGCCGACAGAGATCAGTTCATATTTAGATTCTATTTTTTCCAGTGTTGCGTTTTCAATCCAGTGACATGCCAGCGCTTTTAGCGGAGCATGAAACGAATTAAGGGTTGGGCTATATTCCAAGCCTGTCTCTATAACCTTCCGCTGAATCTCTTGTGATGGTGTTGCAAGGTCAAAGCCATTTTCCTTAATGGACTCAACCCACTTCTCAACCAAATCAAAGGGTAAAAATGTATTGGAACTACTGCCGCTCTGCCCGACCTTAACCCCTAAACGATCAACATCTAAAACTGTATATATTGATCTGGCGGCATTCACCTCCATTCCTTTAAGAAAAGGGTTACGCACACCTCTCCTTCCAGTAATCCATTTTGAAAGTGCCTGCGCCAACTGCGTTTTCCCTGAACCCGACAGGCCGGTGAGAATAAGAAACGGTTTTGCGTGAAGAGCCGAACAAACCATCGTCGGCAACGAGGCATTTACCGCTAGCCCCGCACCATCGAGTGCAGTAGAAAATGCATCCATAGAAAACGGCATTGATTTAATGGAGGTAGATAATGCCTTTCCCTGTTGTATGCTCATTTTATTCTGCTGATGTTCCATGTATTCAAAAAGCAACCATGGGAAAAGACTAAGCCATCCTTCGGGGAGACCTCCCCGGTCAATATTATACAGCTCTTTCATTAAAAAGATGTTGCGTGACAGCCAAGAATCCCCCGAGTGCGGCGGCTCATACTTCGCTATTATCTGTTCACTCTGGAGCCATGCAAAAAGCCTATTAAACTTTCCTTCGTCCACCACCGTAGACAGCTCTGCGGGGGCACATGCGGCAAAAATTCGATTAATCAGAACCCGGTTATGCTTCACACTTGGCTGATTTACCCACCATTCATTGAATCTGAAAAACAGCTCATTATTCAGTGGGTTAACTATGATTTCCCTGAGAAACTTTTCAAACTGTGGAGCTTCCCTAAATTGAGCTAAATGCTCTCGGCTGATAACAGACTGCCCCCGAGAGGCTATTCCATTTAGAAGTTCTCCAACTAGCTTCCAAACGAAGCCCTCGAATGACTGGTCAGACAAAGATTCCAATCCGGCATACAAGCGATAGTCTGACAACTTGCCCGCCTTAAGCTGGAGCCTTTCCCTAATTTCCTGAATGTCTTTAGTAAAGTGATTGTAATTCTCAAACCACTCCGACACCCGGTCTTCAGGAGTAGCCAACAGTTCATCAAACAGCTTTTGACGCATCTCTTTCATAATCATTTTGCCACCAATTTTCCCCGTTGTTTTCTAAAAGCCCTTCCCCGATCCAGAATTTTACTTCCAGAACTGCTTCCCGCTCTTTCCTGCAATTGAAATCAATGACCCTGACATCAACGAATACTTCTGCGGGTTCAACACCGCTATACCCACGCTCCTATACTCTGAATTTGAATCCCGCCTGATCGGCCTTTCCCCGGCTTGAACCGAGCTTCGAGGCCCCTGTATTTTTTTTCAGTAACCTATTGCTTCAGCCAAACGATCGCCTTCAACGAGACTTCCAACGGCTGGAACTCCGGATCGCCGGTAACCAGCTCGGCTTTTTTTATTTGGGTTAGTGACGCGGCGTAGGCATCGGCCAATGACATTCTGTATGCCGCCTTGAATTCGGCCGCCTGCTCGGTAAGCACCGGATCGGTTTCAACAATTTCAATGGGGAAATCCTTTAGCGACGTCTGAACCTGCTTCCATGCGGCAAGGTTCCGTTTACGGATCACCTTGTATCCCACCTCAGCCCAATTCACAGAACAGATGAAGAGCCGTTTTTTATCTTCGAGTGATTTCGCAAAATAGTCCCGGACGATATCCGCACCGGCTTCATTCCGAAGAAATGAGATGATTGCAAAACTGTCGAGCACTGCATTCTTCATCCTACCCCTCCTTCGCAACTTCCTCTGCGTGCTCCTGCACAATCTCTTCCGACCAGTTTTCACCGTCATCTCCGGAAAGCATGCCCTGGAGCGATCCGATATAGGCTTCTGTGATCGGGCGGATAACAATCGTGTTGTTCTTTTCATCAAACACCAGACGGGTACCCGGCTTGATCCCTAGCTTCCTCCGGAGTTTAGCAGGAATAACCACCTGCCCTTTTGTCGTTACGATTCCAGTATCCATTTTCGCCTCCTTGAACCACTTAAACCTACTATGTATTTATGGTGCGTCAATTTAAATTTGGCTTACTTTTTATTTTTGCCTTACATTAGTATTTTTTACTACTGATGGAAGGCGATGCACGGATGCCTTTCAATCTCGCCCCGAGGCCTGTGGTTATTGCGAAACCCAGGGTTATGGATCCGGCCGCTAAATGGGGGGAGGATAGCCACGAAGAGGCGCACGCGAAGCGGGACGAAGTCAACCAACACAAAGCCCCGAACCTCTGGGGTTTCGTGCCTCTTTGTGGCCATTAATCAGTCGCATGGGATGCTCAATATGTAATCGCCGGAGCCATAATACCCCGCTGCTTGCAGCGATTTGTGGAGGGTCGACGGCCTCGGCGACTTCCGAGGGCAAGGCTTGGCTCGGCGGCCCGAGCTCCCGCGCGCCACCATGGAAGCGGCCAACCTAGCCGAAAACAAGAAAACCCCCGCCAGCATTGACTGGAACGGGGGTTATTTTGAAAATGGTAGAAGCGCAGGGGCTCGAACCCTGGACCCGCTGATTAAGAGTCAGAGCACCTACATTTGGAACACTGTTCTAAACACGATACTTACGATATTTTAGGCAACTATATATGCAACCATTATGCAACGGATCTTGATTTTCAACTGACACCCCTATACGTTGGTTGGACTTTTCAAGGAGCATTATTATGAGTAAAGAGAAGCCGAATATCAAAAATGATGGATATGAAATCCATGCCGGATATCGTATCAGGTTACTGAACTCCAAATCCGGAAAAAGGTACCAGGTAGACCTCGGTCGCTCCACAGGTAAACACATTCGCCTTTCCTTCGAAACACTGAAGGCAGCCCGCAACTGCGCCTTTGAAAAGAGCAATGAGAAGAAAAATCATGGGGTCAAAGTTCTGGGGTTCACGGACAAACAGAGGAATGATGCTGTTACCGCCCTTAAGATTTTGAACTCTTTTGGCATAAACCTTCGCGAGGCTGCCAACTTCTATGCAAAGCACAACCAGATTGTAGACCATACGAACGGCACAGGACAGCTTGTTAAACGTTACCTTGAATCCCAGAAACAGCGGATGCAGGCTAATGAGTTACGTGAGCGCTCCTACAACGAGTGTGAAAAACATCTTAAGAAGTTTCGGGGTTCAATGGAGACAATGGCGGTAGACACCATCACAGCCGACGATATCGATGAATGGCTCGACAGACAGAACTTCGGTGCTACCAGCCGGAATAATCACCGGCGTTATATCAGTGGCTTCTTTAACTGGTGCCTGGAGCAGAGCAAAATTGCCGCCAACCCCGTTCTACGCACTCGGAAGGTTAAGAAGGCCAGCCACACACCAGAAATTTATACAACGAAAGATACTGAGACCATCATGAAGGCGTGCGAACAGTTCGTGGCATCAACCGTGAGGGCTGCTGACGGGAAAAAACTCGCTATCCGGAAAGTCAAAGTAGAGGGAAAAATGGTCGTGCCAGACAAGAAAACCCTTATTCCATATATGGCTCTAGCCTTCTTTGCGGGTATACGCCCCAACGAAATCACTCGACTAAAATGGAAGGATATCGACCTGCAGATGGATGAGATCCATGTAAATGCTGACACCTCTAAGACTTCAACGGCCCGCATTGTTCATATATCGGCCAATCTCAAGAAGTGGCTCATCCCATATCGGGGTGATAGCTCCATGCTGATATACCCCTATTCCGACACCGTGCTCCGAAGCTGGCGCCGGGCCATCTTTAAAGAACTCGATATTAAATACATCCAGGATGGTGCCCGGCACTCGTTCGCCACCTACTATCTGGCCTTAAACTCGATGGACGACACGATTCAGGAGTTGGGACACACGGATACCAAGATGCTGTTTAAGCATTATCGTGGCTTAGCGAAAAACCGGAAAAATCAGGCCAAGGAATACTTCAAGATTGCACCCGCGAAGAACGCGAAGGTCATCCAGATCTCAAAAGCGGTCTAGATACCCGCCACATACGGCAATACAAAACTAAGCGGCCAACTCCCTCAACCATTCCCGCTCAGCCCGTTGCTTTACTCTTTCCGCCTCCGCTCGCCGCTTATCCATATCCACTTCATAAGGATTTTCGGGAGGATCTTCAGGCAGCTCGAACTCCTTCTTGTTGAAGACGCTATCGATTAGCTTGTCGTACCAATACCTTACAGCGGACATGGACAGATCCAGACCATGCCTTTCCCTCAGCCACACCTGTATATTTTCACTACCGTTGACCAAGCCAAATGAGAGATGGCCCAGCAGGTCTTCGACAACCTCGGGGGTGAGTGCGGGTTTGCGGTCGCGCTTGTAGTTATTCTGCACCAGCTCTAGGGGGCCGCCCTCGTTCCATTGCCTAACCCAATTCGTCACACTCGATGCACTACAGCCAACCAGCTTGGAAATTTCATGGGTTGAGTACTTCCCAGAGAAGGCATACAGGATAACCTGAAGCCTTCGGCGGGCCTTCTTATCCTTCAGGTGATTGGCGTCGTCAATCATGTCCAGAATGTCTTCACGGGAATAGATAGTGGAGGTAATTTTAAGTCTCGGTCTCATAATGGTAAATTATAACAAACCGCAGCTTAAAAAACACTGTTTATCCCAGATAATATTAAGTTCTTATCACTTTATCACCAACAGGTTATCTTGCAATAGGCTGGCCGTCGACAACCCCGTAGTTATCGACAATGATGCTCCAGTGAGATTGGAGTTAACGGAACCAGTTCAAGCTTGCCTTGAAAAGTTAACCTACACACATATATCCTGTGCGCGGCTAGCCGGATACTCACACGATTCTGCCGGTGTACGTGCATTGGAAGCCGAACGCTGGCCGCACATCAGGCTGATGCTCACTCGATGCGAATGGAAGCCGCGTGACATTGATGAAGAGGCGCTTAAGAAAGATATGACCCGCGATGATATCACCCTTTGGCTTTCACGTATGATTCAGGATCCGGCCATTCCGATACGCCAGCAGCTCTCAGCAGCACGACAGCTTACGAATCTCAATGGATGGGATGATCCGAAGAAACGGAAGCCGGATGAGAAGTCTATATTCGCAGACATCATGAAATCGATTGACGGTACAAGCACAGGCTTACCGGGC is a genomic window containing:
- a CDS encoding PQQ-binding-like beta-propeller repeat protein — protein: MDKKPGLWTMGAVALAGMLTTLMAEGNDWTQFRGPGGLGIAEAASGLPATWGSKENIVWKRDLPGPGTSSPIVVGNKIFVTCYSGYGESIDEPGEMEDLKRHLVCADRSSGKILWQKEFKAEQPESKYSGANNTRHGYASSTPVTDGKQVYVFFGISGVYAFDLNGKQLWKTNVGSKTHGWGCATSLLLHERRLIVNASTESESVVALDVKTGKQAWKIDGVPKCWSSPMLVDVGGKKELVMSIPDGGKAKTSKIKGFDPATGQELWQCDGPPDSYLCPSVVSHDGVVYSIGARKNTAVAVRAGGKGNVTDSHLVWTVGEGSNVTSPVYLDGHLYIFHEKGKVVCLDAKSGETVFEESLSPSPGLVYASPLAADGKLYASSQDNGTYVIEAKPKFKQLAVNTFKDDPSRVNACIAVSKNQLILRTDKALYCIGK
- a CDS encoding DUF1294 domain-containing protein, which gives rise to MQLKLQGKITAWNDEKGFGFITPVSGGDRIFVHIKAFQKRHRRPQVNQQISYTLSTDKQGRACAADVTCVGKGHVDPKRLMQQSAAVVAMALFFAALGVLTLAIPIIPKYIIGWYAIASAITFMAYAADKSAAQNGQWRISEATLHTLALAGGWPGALLAQQMLRHKSRKPGFQWTYKFTVVLNIVVTAWLLTPRGSKLTMEWLHEAFK
- a CDS encoding DUF2357 domain-containing protein; translation: MVNKAAVVFPGTPVGLRIVSARTGEPVVSLTENGRYEYELDSASYSVKEIAGVLSHSRIAHDSERGLIEPGNYVGLLKLELEEQATGETVSGMHIDVRSTKLGYEDEYRSMLENIADRCADFLLQLESPVDQPLIPDGLTEATLAQRLYFLKSLLGGEDFQQAVQRIVSQPNTQWREEFRTIDVRQSRRLGRYEVRQFAADGRRMEVPAGHPLRDTLKTIPERIEIRDKRDTVDTPENRFVKHALNLFLQTLEELLARLSAAGDEKYPGLRSEINGLMDDLEETLSHDVFKQVSQPELLPLNSPVLQRKEGYRQVLRAWMLFELAARLSWDGGDDVYEGGKRDVAALYEYWVFFKLLDLVSGLFELKNPTVEDLINDKDLVLKLKAGKQLPIEGIYRGAGRPLSVEFSYNRTFNSASQYPAQGSWSRQMRPDYTLSLWPEGFSQAQAEEQELITHVHFDAKYKVDRLVKLFGAVDENLDEEKAAQRTGNYKRADLLKMHAYRDAIRRSAGAYVLYPGNEKEQMPFRGFHELLPGLGAFPLRPNDSDDGSAALERFLNEVVAHVCNRATQREQHTYHTYRIYKDEPPDAVREALPEQHDGSSERQASPSEASVLVASFRDQDHLDWIFRNSLYNCRADKGSGSLLLEQDVVGASYLLLHTKGDERSGRMFRIVSKGPKVYSKETLVGWGYPSEPSRPYYLIYEISEIGVKNPLNAYEWALSDIPGWKTGYASKVPFAVKLADLMGAAVSPMK
- a CDS encoding transposase — protein: MQKTARLLPWMEWGERAIMPDHFHAIIRIEGGYGRLGDVITGFKAGVSRTLRARGDILVARNGERAPEKMRIWHRNYYEMIVRTPEAEQAIAGYIRMNPWCCVTDFGNGLRGLGNPVLWNAKKLGVLCSRSALRPESIPGASTYFSGFHSPLEQEMFEKLLACKKRVIWCPAWGLERAAQRPAVREALEENRLLILEMRNQDGDLAAAEQRNRFVMESADELWLPHVTPGGMLDRLIHELSVWEKIKA
- a CDS encoding McrB family protein; amino-acid sequence: MIMKEMRQKLFDELLATPEDRVSEWFENYNHFTKDIQEIRERLQLKAGKLSDYRLYAGLESLSDQSFEGFVWKLVGELLNGIASRGQSVISREHLAQFREAPQFEKFLREIIVNPLNNELFFRFNEWWVNQPSVKHNRVLINRIFAACAPAELSTVVDEGKFNRLFAWLQSEQIIAKYEPPHSGDSWLSRNIFLMKELYNIDRGGLPEGWLSLFPWLLFEYMEHQQNKMSIQQGKALSTSIKSMPFSMDAFSTALDGAGLAVNASLPTMVCSALHAKPFLILTGLSGSGKTQLAQALSKWITGRRGVRNPFLKGMEVNAARSIYTVLDVDRLGVKVGQSGSSSNTFLPFDLVEKWVESIKENGFDLATPSQEIQRKVIETGLEYSPTLNSFHAPLKALACHWIENATLEKIESKYELISVGADWTSNENLLGYPDALNPGHYRKPDNGALDLILRAQADPEHPYFLILDEMNLSHVERYFADFLSAMESGEAISLHDDTGEDWNGVPAKLKIPKNLFVIGTVNVDETTYMFSPKVLDRANVIEFRVSDDEMKSFLENPVKPNLKELEGQGAQYAKAFVAAAKQKDVPLDDATREAVSKVLMEFFPQLKEAGAEFGYRTAHEICRLVYFHKELSSKDWKMESAMDAAIMQKLLPKLHGSKKKLGPVLAALIRLCLKEDARPENDPIKDEVLVAENALYPGSLEKLARMRRRLAEHGFTSFAEA
- a CDS encoding type II toxin-antitoxin system VapC family toxin, producing the protein MKNAVLDSFAIISFLRNEAGADIVRDYFAKSLEDKKRLFICSVNWAEVGYKVIRKRNLAAWKQVQTSLKDFPIEIVETDPVLTEQAAEFKAAYRMSLADAYAASLTQIKKAELVTGDPEFQPLEVSLKAIVWLKQ
- a CDS encoding AbrB/MazE/SpoVT family DNA-binding domain-containing protein; translated protein: MDTGIVTTKGQVVIPAKLRRKLGIKPGTRLVFDEKNNTIVIRPITEAYIGSLQGMLSGDDGENWSEEIVQEHAEEVAKEG
- a CDS encoding tyrosine-type recombinase/integrase → MSKEKPNIKNDGYEIHAGYRIRLLNSKSGKRYQVDLGRSTGKHIRLSFETLKAARNCAFEKSNEKKNHGVKVLGFTDKQRNDAVTALKILNSFGINLREAANFYAKHNQIVDHTNGTGQLVKRYLESQKQRMQANELRERSYNECEKHLKKFRGSMETMAVDTITADDIDEWLDRQNFGATSRNNHRRYISGFFNWCLEQSKIAANPVLRTRKVKKASHTPEIYTTKDTETIMKACEQFVASTVRAADGKKLAIRKVKVEGKMVVPDKKTLIPYMALAFFAGIRPNEITRLKWKDIDLQMDEIHVNADTSKTSTARIVHISANLKKWLIPYRGDSSMLIYPYSDTVLRSWRRAIFKELDIKYIQDGARHSFATYYLALNSMDDTIQELGHTDTKMLFKHYRGLAKNRKNQAKEYFKIAPAKNAKVIQISKAV
- a CDS encoding helix-turn-helix domain-containing protein → MRPRLKITSTIYSREDILDMIDDANHLKDKKARRRLQVILYAFSGKYSTHEISKLVGCSASSVTNWVRQWNEGGPLELVQNNYKRDRKPALTPEVVEDLLGHLSFGLVNGSENIQVWLRERHGLDLSMSAVRYWYDKLIDSVFNKKEFELPEDPPENPYEVDMDKRRAEAERVKQRAEREWLRELAA